A stretch of DNA from Pseudoalteromonas ruthenica:
CTACGTTAGCCCTTCCCCCTTCTTTAATCACCCAGCTGTATAGTAATTCCGGACTAGTACTTGCCGATAACCAGGGCCTTTATTTAGTGCGCGCTGCCGACAGCTTGCATGGGAAGCACCTCACCATGCGCCTACCCAAACCCAAAGCGGCGGATCATGACTTGCTACTCACGGTGTTATTCTACACCGGGGTCAGTTTGTGTATGTGGCTCCCTCTTATCCCCCTCACCCGTCGTATTAGTGTGCTCTCTAATGTAACTCAACAATTTGCTGACGGTCATTTAGAAAAACGTATTAGCGCCAGCCGCTGGAGCTATACCACACAATTAGAGCGACGCTTTAATGCCATGGCGGAGCAAATTAATGCGCTACTCGATGAGAATAAACTGATGGCGTCGAGCCTCTCTCATGACATTCGTACACCCATTGCCTGCCTGCGCTTTGGCTTGGATGCGGCAATCGAAAATGACGACCCAGGCGCGCAACAGCGCTACCTCCAGCGTATGGAAAAAGATTTAGACACCATGGAGTCGATGCTAAGCAGCTACCTGAGCTACGCGGCTCTGCAACAGCAAACTCAACAATTAACCTATAGTCAAACAAGCGCGTCGCTCTACTTGCACGATATTTGCGAGCAATTACAAGCGCAAGCGAAGGCCAATGGGCAACATATTGAGGTAAGCTGCTCAAATGCATTAAAAATAAACGCCGACCTACACTGGCTGGCGCGAGCATTGATTAATATTTTGGGTAATGCTCTTCGCTATGCACATCAATCAGTAACCGTCTGTGCAGATATTGACGGTCACTTTCTAGCGATTACGATTGAAGATGATGGCCCCGGGATCCCTCAGGCAGAACGTGCGGCAATATTAAAACCTTTCTATCAAAGTGCCAAACACCGCTCTGCGCAGGGTTATGGATTAGGCTTGGCCATATGTCAAAAAGTCATGGTCTGGCATCACGGCTACTTAGAAGTGAGTGAATCAAACTCTTTAGGTGGGGCAAAATTCACCCTTAAATTACCTCTGTAACCTTCAATTTACATTCCCTACACTGAATCACACTTGGTCGCAAATAAGCTCAAACAGCGAGATTACGGCCCTTTATGATAGGCGACCTTTTTTCTATGTACAGCGCGCTTTACCCTGCTATACGGGCAATTAATGCCCCCGTGAGCTTTTTATTTCATGGAAATTACAGTAGATTGGGAGCGCCGTTCACCTACAGAGAAATATAATAATATGAGTGCGTCGCGTGGGGAGTTTAGCTCCCGTTTTGGTTTTATAATGGCCGCTGCTGGCTCAGCGGTCGGACTCGGTAATATTTGGGGCTTCCCCACCCAAACAGCCTCCAATGGCGGGGCTGCTTTTGTATTGGCTTATTTAGTATTGGCGTTTTGCTTAGCCTATCCCGCACTGATGGCGGAATTGGTCGTTGGTCGCTATGGTCAGGCCAATGCGGTGGCGTCGCTTAAGAAGGTGTCGAACCATCGCTGGCAACACCCCTTAGCCTTTATTGTTGGCTTTGGCGGCATCATTTGTGCGGGGTTAATTTTAAGCTTTTATGCCATAGTGGCGGGTTGGATGATCAGCTTCACTGCTGAGCCAGTAGCGCAACTAGCCGGGCAGAGCGAGGCTGCCAATTGGCTGACTAGCCAGTCACTGTCACGCAACTTACTCTTTGCAGGCGGCTTTATTCTCCTGACCGTGATGATCATTAGTAAGGGCGTTGAAAATGGCATTGAAAAGTGGTCAAAACGATTGATGCCAGCGTTACTGGCAATTTTATTCGCTCTGATCGCCTACGTAATGAGCCAAGAAGGCGCGACACAAGGATTAAAGAACTACTTGCTGCCTGACTTTTCTGCGCTATTTGAACCGGCGCTGCTGGTCAGTGCTTTAGGCCAAGCATTCTTCTCGCTGTCGTTGGGCACCAGTGTCATGATCATTTATGGCTCGTATATCTCTAAAAGCGAAAACCTCGTTACCCTCGGTGCATCGGTTACCTTAATTGACGTGTTTATAGCCTTTGTTGCTGGCCTTTTGATAATCCCAGCGATGTACGTAGCACAAGCCCAAGGTGTTGAAATATTTGATGCCTCTGGCAAATTACTTTCTGAAGACACGCTGGTCTTTCAAGTGTTACCGGCACTTTTTGATTCCATGGGAAGTGCGGGGCTGTATGTGGGTTTTGCCTTTTTCGCCTTGATGAGCATTGCCGCGCTAACCTCGTCTATTTCCATGCTTGAAGCACCTGTGTCTTATACCGTTGAGAAGTTTGGTCTTAACCGCCGCCCAGCAACCTGGGTGATCGGCGTACTGATTTGTTTAGTGAGCTTCACCATCATTTTCAACTTTGAGCAACTGTTTGGCTTCGTGATTGCGCTAACAACGCGCTTCGGACAGCCCCTACTTGGACTTATGTGTTGTGTTTTTGTGGGATGGATTTGGCATCGAGCGTCACTGCTCAAAGAAATTCAGTCTGGTTGCCCTGAGGCAGCGAATAGCTGGTTCTGGAAAATCTGGCCTTGGTATATCAAGTTCGTTTGCCCCATTTGTATTTCCTTGGTATTCATCAACTCGCTGCGCTAACAGCCTAGCTAGTCAGCCGCATTGAGTTACTGCGGCTGACTCCCCTGCTCAACAGTACATATCGCTTTATTTCGTCCTTGTGCTTTTGCTTGGTATAGGTTTTCATCTGCTTGTTTAATCATGCTGCGCCAGTCCTCAGGTGCAAATCCACAGGTGATCCCGCCAACAGAGACACTAATGCGGTGATAGTCCGAGTGTTTATGAGGTAAGGCTAACGCCCTGACACCGGTGAGTACCCGCTCTGCGATAAGTTGTGCTCCGCTTGCATCGGTATGCGGCAAAATAACCGCGAACTCCTCCCCTCCTAAGCGGGTTACAAAGTCTGTCGAGCGCATTAAGCTACGCGTGAGTACTTCAGCGATCTGTACCAACGCCGCATCCCCGGCGAGGTGGCCGTAGCTGTCGTTGTACTTTTTGAACCAGTCCACATCAATCAGCAAGGCCGATATTTCCGGTGTTTCATGGCGACTGGATAACTGCAGCATGGTGGACTCAAGGTAGCGGCGATTAAACACTTTTGTGAGTGAATCAACCATGGCCGCTTCTTTGTATTCATCGAGCATTTTCTTGTATTTTAAATGGTGCATTACTCGCTTGTACAAGGTCGTTAAGCTGTAGGGCTTACGCACAAAGTCACTGCACCCAGCATCCCAAAAATCAACTTCGCGCTGGGCATGCTCCTCACTGCTGACCATTAATACCGGAATATCATCAAAACGGCTGTGCTCTCGAATTCGCTGACATAAAACAATACCGTCCATGCCTTGCAAACTAAATTCGGTGATCACGATATGCGGGGCAATGTCCATGATAAGCCGCAGCGCAGCT
This window harbors:
- a CDS encoding HAMP domain-containing sensor histidine kinase, whose amino-acid sequence is MKKLYLSLLCTALISVVLLSWLIDSFASGPTQQDNFTQQRQVLAGMVSYLSEYEAKNQQHGLDALNQHFKLDIGLENNATLALPPSLITQLYSNSGLVLADNQGLYLVRAADSLHGKHLTMRLPKPKAADHDLLLTVLFYTGVSLCMWLPLIPLTRRISVLSNVTQQFADGHLEKRISASRWSYTTQLERRFNAMAEQINALLDENKLMASSLSHDIRTPIACLRFGLDAAIENDDPGAQQRYLQRMEKDLDTMESMLSSYLSYAALQQQTQQLTYSQTSASLYLHDICEQLQAQAKANGQHIEVSCSNALKINADLHWLARALINILGNALRYAHQSVTVCADIDGHFLAITIEDDGPGIPQAERAAILKPFYQSAKHRSAQGYGLGLAICQKVMVWHHGYLEVSESNSLGGAKFTLKLPL
- a CDS encoding sodium-dependent transporter, yielding MSASRGEFSSRFGFIMAAAGSAVGLGNIWGFPTQTASNGGAAFVLAYLVLAFCLAYPALMAELVVGRYGQANAVASLKKVSNHRWQHPLAFIVGFGGIICAGLILSFYAIVAGWMISFTAEPVAQLAGQSEAANWLTSQSLSRNLLFAGGFILLTVMIISKGVENGIEKWSKRLMPALLAILFALIAYVMSQEGATQGLKNYLLPDFSALFEPALLVSALGQAFFSLSLGTSVMIIYGSYISKSENLVTLGASVTLIDVFIAFVAGLLIIPAMYVAQAQGVEIFDASGKLLSEDTLVFQVLPALFDSMGSAGLYVGFAFFALMSIAALTSSISMLEAPVSYTVEKFGLNRRPATWVIGVLICLVSFTIIFNFEQLFGFVIALTTRFGQPLLGLMCCVFVGWIWHRASLLKEIQSGCPEAANSWFWKIWPWYIKFVCPICISLVFINSLR
- a CDS encoding GGDEF domain-containing response regulator; its protein translation is MSATNTPMEPDTEEVEEHLREAIDDSTVLIVEDNDADFDLLREVLSPHFNVKRCRDGEAALRLIMDIAPHIVITEFSLQGMDGIVLCQRIREHSRFDDIPVLMVSSEEHAQREVDFWDAGCSDFVRKPYSLTTLYKRVMHHLKYKKMLDEYKEAAMVDSLTKVFNRRYLESTMLQLSSRHETPEISALLIDVDWFKKYNDSYGHLAGDAALVQIAEVLTRSLMRSTDFVTRLGGEEFAVILPHTDASGAQLIAERVLTGVRALALPHKHSDYHRISVSVGGITCGFAPEDWRSMIKQADENLYQAKAQGRNKAICTVEQGSQPQ